The genomic window CCGAAGGGCGCCTGCCAGCCGCCCACCTCGACGACGAGCGGGCCGCCCGCGTCGACGACGACGAGCAGGAGCACGCCGAGGGCGAGCTCGATGACGAGGGCCGAGATCGCGATGACGCGCTGCGGGCGCGCGCGCCGGCCGACCAGCAGCGTCGCGGCCGCCCCGAGGAGCGGCACCAGCACGACGAGGGGGACGAGGAAGGTCACTTCTCGACCTCCAGCGGGAAGTCGCTCGACGAGGTCTCGATCGACGACTCCTCCGAGGGCATCGCGAGGGTTCCCGCGCGCAGCGCCACGTCATCGGCGTCGTCGCTGAGGTCGTCGGCGTTCGCCAGCCGCCAGGAGCGGTAGATCAGGGCGAGCAGGAACGACGAGACCGCGAAGGTGATGACGATGGCGGTGAGGATGAGCGCCTGCGGCAGCGGGTCGGTGTACTCCTCCGGGGAGAGCGTCTCGTCGAAGATCGGGGCGATGCCCGCCTCCCCCGCCATGATCAGGATGAGCAGGTTGGTGGCGTTGCCGGCGAGCAGGAACCCGAGCAGCACCCGGGTGAGACTGCGCTCGAGCAGCAGGTAGACGGCGCAGGCGTACATCGCCGACATGACGATGACGAGCACGAGCGAGACGGTCATGCGGGGCCTCCTCTGCTGTCGATGCCGACGCCCTCGACGGGCGCCTCCCCCGGCATCGGGGGCTCGTCGGCGGAGCCGTCCCGCACCGGCTCCGGCACGCGGAACTCGGGGTCGCCCTGGCGGTCGACCTCGGCGCCCAGGGACCGCAGCACGTCGAGCACGAGACCGACGACGACGAGGTAGACGCCGACGTCGAAGATCGTCGAGGTGACGAACTCGACCTCGCCCAGCAGCCAGACCTCGCCCTCGAAATAGGTGGAGGTCAGGGCATCCGCGCCCAGCAGCAGCGGCACGACCGCGGTGCCGACGGCCAGCAGCAGCCCCGTGCCGAGGAGCGTTCCTGCGCCGATGGGGGCGGCGGCGCCGAGCTCGTAGCGCCCGCCGGCGAGGTAGCGGGCGACGAGCGCGAGACCCGCGACGAGGCCGCCCGCGAAACCGCCGCCCGGCAGGTTGTGGCCGGCGAACAGCAGGTAGAGCGAGACGACGATGAGGGCGTGGAAGAGGAGGCGGACGACCACCTCGAGCAGGATCGAGCGGTTGCGCGGGTCGAGGGTGGGCCCGGCGAGGATCCAGGCGTTGCGCAGCTCGCCGGGGGCGGCCTGCTCCTTGACGCGCACGAGGCGGTCCTCCACGCGACGGCGCATCGCCCCGCGGCGGGCACGGGGCCCGCTGTCGGCGCGGCCGCGGATGAAGAGCAGGCTCGCGACGCCCGTGGCCGCGGCGATGACGACCGCGAGCTCGCCCATGGTGTCCCAGGCGCGGATGTCGACGAGGGCGACGTTGACGATGTTGCGGCCGTGCCCGTCGACGTAGGCGAGCTCGGGCCACTCGAGCGAGATCGGCAGCGCGACGCGGGCCCCCGAGGCGACGATCGCGATGACGCCCATGACGACGCCGACCGCGATGCCGAGCAGAGCGCGGACGAGCTTGCGCGTGCTGCCGTGCTTGTCGCCGAGCGCGGCGGGCAGGCGCCGCAGCACGAGCACGAAGGCGATGAGCGTGACGAGCTCGACGAGGATCTGCGTGATCGCGAGATCGGGCGCACCCATGAGCGCGAAGATCGCCGACATGCCGAAGCCGGTCACGCCGACGACGACGACCGCGGTGAAGCGCTTCTGCGCCCGGGTCGCGGCGATCGCGGCGATGATCATCACGAGACCGATGGCCGCCTGCGCCGGGTGGTCCCAGAGGCGGAGCTCGTCGGGCCAGGTGTCGCCGAGCAGCAGCGCGCTCGTCGTGACGACCACGAAGACGACGAGGATGACCCCGAGGTAGAAGGGCAGGGATCCGCGCTGGGTGACGCCCGTGACCCGCACCGCGAGGCGGTCGACCGCCCCGACCGCGTCCCAGTACAGCTCGGAGGCGCTCACGGGGCTGTGCACTCGCGCCTGCAGACGGGCGAGCGGCTCGCGCGCGACGAACAGGGCGGCGCCGAGCACGAGCGCGAGCACCGAGAGCCCGAGCTCGAGGGTGAGCCCGTGCCAGAGCTCGAGGTGGTAGCCCGTGCCCTGGTCGGGGTAGGCCGCGGCGACGGGGGCGATCGCGCGGTCGGCGATCGCCGCGAGCGGTCCGAGCGCGAGGCTCGCGACGGCGAGGATCGCGGGGGCGACGAGGAAGGTGGGCACGACCTCGGCGGCCTGCTCGACCTCGGCGACGCCCGGCTTGCGGCAGAAGGCCCCCCAGAAGAACCGGATGCTGTACGCCGCCGTCAGCACCGAGCCGAGCACCACGCCGATGACCGCGGCGAGCGCGAGGCCGTCGCCGGCCTCCGCGTCGACGATCAGCCCGTGCAGCACGGCCTCCTTGGCGACGAAGCCGAACAGCGGCGGCAGGCCCGCCATGCTCGCGAGCGCGAGCACCGTGATGCCCGCGAGCACGGGCGCCCGCCGGCCGAGCCCGCTGAGCTTGCGCAGATCGCGCGTGCCCGTGCCGTGGTCGACGATGCCGACGACGAGGAACAGCGCGGCTTTGAACAGCGCGTGCGCGATCAGCAGCGCCGTGGCGGCGAGGGCCGCATCGCGCGTGCCCCAGCCCGTGACGATCATGAGGAACCCGAGCTGGCTCACCGTGCCGTAGGCGAGCAGCAGCTTGATGTCGGTCTGCTTGAGCGCCGCCCATCCGCCCAGGAGCATCGTGGCGATGCCGAGCCCGACGAGCAGCTCGCGCCACGAGGGCGTCAGGGCGAAGCCGGGCGCCAGGCGGGCGACGAGGTAGATGCCCGCCTTCACCATGGCCGCGGCGTGCAGGTAGGCGCTCACCGGCGTCGGGGCGGCCATGGCGCCCGGCAGCCAGAAGTGGAACGGGACGATCGCCGACTTCGAGATCGCCCCGACGAGGATGAGCACGATCGCCGCGGTCGTGAGCGCTCCCGATGGCGCGCTCGCGACGATCACGCGGAGGCTCGAACTGCCGGCCTCGACGGAGAGCAGCACGAGCCCGACGAGCATGACCAGCCCGCCGAGCGTCGTCGTGATGAGGGCCTGCAGGGCGGCTCCGCGGCTGGCCTTGCGCCCCTGGTAGTGCCCGATGAGCAGGTACGAGAGAACGCTCGTGAGCTCCCAGAACACGAAGAGCAGGAAGACGTCCTCGGCGAGGATGAGGCCGTACATGGCCCCGGCGAAGGCGGTGAGCGTGCTCGCGAAGCGGCCGATGCCCTCGCTGTCGCGACCGAAGTAGCGGGTGCAGTACAGCATGACGAGCGCGCCGACCCCGGTGACGACGAGCGTGAGCACCCACGACAGCGGGTCCATGCGCAGGTCGAGCGTGAGGCCGAGCTCGGGGATCCACGGCAGGCGCTCGACGAGCTCCGAGCCGCCGAGCACGGCGGGGCCGACGACGAGCGCGTGCACGAAGCCCGCGAGCGGCACGAGCGCGCCGAGCAGGAACACCCCGCGCTTCACATACGGGGTCAGGAATACGAGACCGGCGGCGGCCGCTCCGAACACCAGCAGGACGAGGAGCATGCGTCCTCCCTCGGGTGTCGGTGCGGCACGGGCGGGGTGAGGGCGGCGAGCCTGAGCGGGCGCGCGTTCGGGACGAGTTTACCGAGTCGTCGCGGCGGACTCGCGCCGAGCATCCCGCAGACGCTCGAGAACCCGTGCCATCGCGCGCGGGTCGGCGACCCGGTGCGCGGCCACGGTGGGGGCGGCGCCGACCTTGATGCCGAGATCGCCCTCGACGAGAACGCCCAGCGCATCCTCATCGGTGACGTCGTCGCCGGCGAACAGCACGGCGGGCGACCCGAGCTCGGCGCGCAGCACGCGCAGCCCGTCGCCCTTCGTCGCGTCGCGAGCGGCGAACTCGACCACGTTCTTGCCGTCGCGCACCGTGAGGCCCGCGTCGTGCGCCGCGGCCTCGGCCCGCACCGCATCGATGAGGGATGCCGCAGCCTCCGCTCCCTCGACGCGCCGGGTGTGCACGGCGAACCCGGCGGGCTTCTGCTCGATCCAGGCGCCGGGCACCGCGCTCACGAGCGGCTCGAGCCGGAGCCGCAGCAGCCGCACGCGCTCGGCGTCCTGCGGGGTCGCGGCCGGTCGAACGTCGTCGGGGCGGAGGCGCACCTCGAGCCCGTGCGAGCCGACGAGCGGCACCTCATCGGGCATCCCGCCGACCGCGGCGAGGCTCTCGAGCGAGCGTCCGCTGACGAGCGCGACGGTCGTGGCGGGCAGGGCGTGCAGGGCGAGCAGGGCCGCGTGCGCGGCGGGGAGCGCGCGCGCCGCCGCGGGGTCGTCGACCTCGGGGGCGAGGGTGCCGTCGAAGTCGAGGGCGATGAGCAGGGCGGGAGCGGCGGCGAGCCGGTCGACGGCGGCCGCGAGCGCCGGGTCGAGATCCGGGTCGTTCTCGCTGGCGGGGTCGACCGCCATCAGCGGGCCTTCCGGGCCGCGCCCTCGAGGGTCTCGAGGAAGGTGTGCGACCAGTGCGACACGTCGTTGTCGCGCAGACGGCGACGCAGAGCGCGCATCCTGCTGCCGCGCTCGCGCTTCGGCATGACGACCGCCTGCATCATCGACTCCTTGAGGCCCTCGATGTCGTGCGGGTTGACGAGCAGCGCGTTCTTGAGCTCGTCGGCGGCGCCGGCGAACTCGCTCAGCACGAGCACGCCGTCCTCGTCGTGGCGGCAGGCGACGTACTCCTTCGCCACGAGGTTCATGCCGTCGCGCAGCGCGGTGACGAGCATGACGTCGGCGGCGAGGTAGAGCGCCACCATCTCCTCGCGGGGGTAGCCGTGGTGCAGGTAGGCGATGGCGCCGTGGCTGATGGTCGCGTAGTCGCCGTTGAGGCGGCCGACGGTGAGCTCGATCTCGTCGCGCAGCTGCATGTAGGCCTCGACGCGCTCGCGGCTCGGGCTCGCCACCTGCACGAGGATGGAGTCGCCGACGGTGATCGAGCCCGAGCTGAGCAGCTCGCCGTAGGCCTTGAGCCGGTGGCCGATGCCCTTCGTGTAATCGAGGCGGTCGACGCCGAGCATGATCGTGGTCGGGTTGCCGAGATCCTCGCGGATCTGCCGGGCGCGCTCGATGATCTCGGGGCGCCGGGCCATCTGCTCGAAGCTCTCGACGTCGATCGAGATCGGGAAGGCCTTCGCGACGACCGTGCGGTGCCCGCCGCCCTCGAGCGGCACGCGGATCTCGGGGCTCTTCGTGGCGTAGCCGAACAGGCGGCGCACGGCGCGCGAGAAGTTGCCGGCGTCGGCGACCCGCTGGAACCCGATGACGTCGGCGCCGAGCAGGCCCTCGACGATCTGGCGGCGCCACGGCAGCTGCGAGTAGATGCCGTAGGGCGGGAAGGGGATGTGGTTGAAGAAGCCGATCGTGAGGTCGGGACGCAGCTCGCGCAGCATGGCCGGCACGAGCTGCAGCTGGTAGTCCTGCACCCAGACGGTCGCGTTCGGCGCGGCGATCGCGGCGCTCGCCTCGGCGAAGCGGCGGTTCACGGCCCGGTAGCTCTCCCACCACTCGCGGTGGAACGCGGGCGGCGAGATGACGTCGTGGTAGAGCGGCCAGAGGGTGTCGTTGCTGAAGCCCTCGTAGTAGTGCTCGACCTCGAGCGCGCTCAGCGCCACGGGCACGATGTGGATGCCGTCCTCCGTCGACGGCGGCAGCTCGAGGTCGGCCTTGCCCGCCCAGCCGACCCAGGCGCCGTCGGCCTCGCGCATCACCGGCTCGAGCGCCGTCACGAGGCCGCCGGGCGAGCGGCGCCAGGTCGGCTCGCCGTCGACGTCGATGATGCGGTCGACCGGCAGGCGGTTCGAGACCACGATGAAGTCGTATTCCTGGTTCTTCGGCATCGGTTCGCTCCCGTGTCGTCGGCCGCAGCCGTCGCAGCGAGCGGCGCCCTCGACGGTATCAGCCGCGTCCCACCGCGGTCCCACCCGCCTCCCAGCCGATGCCCGGTCCGCTGCCCGCCTAGGCTGACCGCGTGGCGCGCATCGGCATGGGGACGACGAGCGTTCTGCCGCGCCGGCTGGAGCCCGCGTTCCGGCTCGCGAGGGATGCCGGCTTCGACGGCATCGAGGTGATGGTCACGAGCGATCCGGCCACCCAGAGCGCTCGCACGATCGGCGCGCTGTCATCGCGGTTCGGGATGCCCGTGCTGAGCATCCACGCCCCCGTGCTGTTCTTCAGCGCCCTCGCCTTCGGCCGCGACCCGCGCGGCAAGCTCGACCGCGCCGCCCGCCTCGCCGCCGAGCTCGGAGCGACCACCGTCGTCGCCCACCCCCCCTGGCGCTGGCAGGGCCGCTGGGCCGTGCGCTTCGAGGCCGCGGTCGCCGAGATCGCCGAACGGCACCAGGTCGTCGTCGCGGTCGAGAACATGTTCCCGGTGGCGGCCGGCGGCCGCGCGCGGGAGGCCTTCGCCCCGCACTGGAACCCGGCGGAGCTCGCCGTCGACCGGCGCGTGCTCGACGTCTCGCACGCGACGATGGCCGGCCGCTCCGCGCTCGAGCTGGCCGAGCAGTGGGGCGAGCGCCTGCACCACGTGCACCTCTGCGATGCGGCCGCGCCCGATGCGGGCGGGCGGCTGCACGACGCCCACCTCGTGCCCGGCCGCGGCGGTCAGCCCGTCGCGGCGCTGCTGCGCCACCTCGCGGCGAGCGGCTTCACGGGCGACGTCGTGGCCGAGATCAACACGCGGCACTGCGGCCGCGACGATGCCGCGCGGCTGGCCGAGCTGCGCGAGACGGTCGCGTTCGCGCACGAGCACCTGCGCCGAGGCGCGACGCGGAGGACGCCGCCCGACGCGGGCCCGCCCCGCTCAGGCCCGCCCCGCTCAGGCCCGCCCCGCTAAGGCGAGCGCGGGCGCGAACGCCTCCCGGGCCTCCCGCCGCTGCGCGCGGCCCACGGCCAGGCGCGCGACGAGCACCGAGACGAGCCCCAGCACGAGCAGAGCCCCGACCATGGCAACGATGCGCGTCGCCTCGCCTCCGGCGAAGAGCGCCTGCAGCCCGTCGACGGCCGCCCGCAGCGGCAGCACCGCGCTGAGCGCCGGGAACGGCTCGGCGAGCGCCGCGACCGGGATGATGCCGCCCGTGACGATGATCTGCAGGCCGAGCAGCAGCAGCGAGACGACGAGGCCGCCGCGGCCGAGCGCCAGGGTGAGGGCCGCGTGCAGCGCCGTGAACGCGAGCGCGATGAGGCCCGTGAGGGCGAGGGTCGCCGGCAGCAGCATCCACTCGACGCCCGCGAGAGCGTGCACGAGAGCGCTGACGAGCACCGCCTGCGCGAGGGCGATGAGGGATGCCCGACCGAGCGTGCGCCGCAGCACCACCCCGGCGCCCGTCGCCGAGCCCACCACTGCCCCGCCCGCGGGTCGCAGGGCCAGGAACGTCGCGAGCGCGCCGACCCAGAGCCCGATCGGCACGAGCGTCGAGGCGATGACCTGCCCGACGCCGTCGATCGCGTTGCTGCGCTCGGTGTCGACCGCGACGGGGTCGAGGGCGACGGAGGTGCCGCCCGCCTCCTCGGGCACCTGCGCGGCACCGTCGGCGAGTCCGGTGGCGAGCTCCTCGGCGCCGGCCGCGAGCTCGCGCGAGCCGGCGGCGGCCTCGCCCGCTCCGGTGCCGAGCGCGCCCAGGCCGTCGGCGAGAGCGTCCGCGCCGGAGACGAGCGCCGGGCCGCCTGCGGAGAGCTGCCGCGCACCGGCGGCGCTCTGCGCGATGCCGGTCTGCACGCCGTCGATGGCCGGGCCCATCTGGCCGTTCAGCTGCCCGGCACCGCCGGCGAGCTGCTGAGCGGCGGCGACGAGCGCCTGGTACGCGCCCTGCTGCTCGGGCGGCAGGCCCGAGGCGGCGATCGCGGGGGCGAGCGCCTGCAGCCCGCCGGAGAGCTGCGCGCTGCCGTCGGCGAGACCGCCGACCGCGCCGGTGAGCTGGTCGAGCGCCGCGGCACCGCTCTCGAGCTGCCCGAGGCCGCTCGCCAGGGAGGAGACCCCGTCGGTGTAGTCGCCGAGGCCGTCGGCGAGATCGCGGGCGCCGGCCGTCGACTGCTCGGCGCCCGTGCGCAGCGCGTCGAGGCCCGTGCCGAGCTCGCTCACGCCGTCGCCGATCTGCGCGGCGCCGTCCGAGGCCTCGCCGAGGGCGGTGCCGAGCTCGCCGAGCCCGCCCAGCAGCCCGTCGACGTACTGCTCGGTGACGACCTCGCCGAACTGCGCGGCGAGGCTCTCGCCCACGCTCTGCACGATCGAGCCGGCGAGGTAGCTGTGGGCGTCGTCGGTCTCGACCGCGAGCTGCGCCTGCACCTCGTCGGGCGTGCCGATCGTCAGCACCGAGGCCGAGAAGTCGTCGGGGATGGTCAGCACGGCGTAGACCTCGCCCGCGTCGAGGGCGGCCGCGGCCTCCTCGGCGTTCGTCACGCGCCAGTCGAAGCCGGCGGCCTCGGGCGCGGTGAGCTCGGTGACGAGCTGCCGGCCGGCGAAGACGACCTGCTCCTCGCCGTCGGGCCCCGTCGTCGTGAGCAGCTCGTCCTCGTTGACGACGGCCGCGGGGATGCGGTCGAGCGCGGCCTCGCCGTCGTCGCCGATGGCGGCGAGCGCGAGCCCGACGAGCGTGAGCGGCACGAGCACCGCGCCGACGATCACGGCCCAGCGGCCACGGCCCGACCGGCGGGGGCTCGACTCGGGGGCGGCGGAGCGTGCGGAGGCGGTGGTCATGAGCGGGCGTCCTTCGCCGTGGGGGCCGCCGCGGAGGCGAGCCGGTCGGAATGCGGGAGCGTGCCGGGAGCGACCGGCTCGGGGCGGGAGCCGGCGGCGGTCGTGGCGGCCGGGGTCGCGCCGGTCGCAGCCGTGGAGGCCTCGGTCGAGGAGTCCTCGGTCGCGGAGGCCTCGGCTTCATCGGAGCGGCGCGGCATCAGCCGGGCGACAACGGCGCCGCGGGGCGCCGCCTCCCCCTCGGGCCTGCCCCAGATGCGCACGGTGCCCCGCGGCGCGAGGGCGACGACGAGCGCGTCCACGAGCTCACTGCTCGCGGCATCGAGCGCGTCGTCGCGGTGATCGAGCACGATCACCGGGGTGCGGTCGATCGTCGCGACGGCGGCGAGCAGCAGAGCACGGGTGCGGCCGTCGAGCGCCGCGACGGGCGTCGAGGGCGCGCGCAGGGCGCGCCGAGCGGCCGCCGACTCCTCGCCCAGGCCGCGCAGGGCGGCGTCGAGCTCGGCGAGCCAGTCGCGCGTCAGACGGGCGCGGCGCGGGCGGCCCGCGGCGAGCGCGAGCCGCTCCGAGACGAGCGCGCCCACCGTCACCGCGGGCGCGATGCGGTCGCCGCCGACGTCGACGAGAGCGACCCGGCGAGCGACCCGCCCGGCCTCGGAGGGCAGCACGGCGCCCGCCACGAGGGCGCGCCCGGCCGCCGGCTCCACGTGCCCGGCGAGGGTCGCCGCGGCGAGGCGGCGCAGAGCGGAGGGGCCGGCGAGGTGCACGCGGGCGCCGGCGTCGGCGTGCAGGTCGAGTGCGGCATCCACCCCCTCGAGGGCGAGGCCCTCGGCCACGATGACGCCCTGCCGACCGGATGCCCACACGACGTGCTCGCGGTGGTGGCGCAGCTTCTCGCCCTCGATGTCGAGGTCGGGCAGCGCCCGGTCGAGGGAGCGCGGGAACCACCACCCCGCCCGCCCGAACAGGGTCATGAGGGCGGGGCCGAGGGTCATGCGCACCACGAAGGCGTCGACCGCGATGCCGACGGCGAGCCCGAGGGCGATGGGCTTGATGACGCCGGCCCCCTCGGGCACGAAGGCGGCGAAGACGAAGACCATGATGAGGGCCGCCGCGGTGACGACGCGGGCGCCGTTCGCGAAGCCATCCTCGATGGAGCGCTGCGGATCGCCCGTGCGCACGAACTCCTCGCGCATGCCCGAGACGAGGAACACCTCGTAGTCCATCGCGAGCCCGAACAGCACCGCCATGAGGATGATCGGCATGAAGCTGAGGATGGGCCCCGGCTCGGCGTGCAGCAGTTCGGCCCCCCAGCCCCACTGGAACACCGCGACGGTCACGCCCATGCCGGTGCCGACCGAGAGCAGGAATCCGAGCGCGGCCTTCACGGGCACGAGCACCGAGCGGAACACCGCCATGAGCAGCACGATCGAGAGCCCCACGACGATGAGGGCGAAGGGCACGAGCGCGTTGGTGAGCCGCGTCGAGATGTCGATGCCGACCGCGGTGACGCCCGTGACGGCGAGCGGCGTGCCGTACTCGTCCTCGATCTCGTCGGCGATCGCGCGGATGTCGGCGACGACCTGCTTCGTCTCGGGGGCATCGGGGGCGAACTCGGGTGCGACCTGCAGGATCGCCGTCTCGAGACCCGGCGACGGGATGCCCTGGCCGACGCTCGCGACGCCCTCGACCTGCTCGAGCTCGCCCCGGATCGCCTCGAGATCCTCGAGCACGTCGACGGTCTGCGTGATGTCGAGCGTGACGAGGAGCGGGCCCGCGGTGCCCGGACCGAACGCGTCCGCGATGAGGTCATAGGCCTCGCGCTGGGTCGAGCCGGCCGGCTCGCTGCCGCCGTCGGGCAGGTTGAGGTCGAGCGAGAAGGTCGGGATGGAGAGCGTGCCGAGCACGGCCACGACGGCGACGGTCGTGACGATCGGGCGCGTCATGACCCCGCGCACCCAGCGCCGACCCATGGTCGGGCGGGTCGAGGCGACGGGGTGCGCCCTCTTCCAGGCCCGCGAGCCCTCCTTCGGCGCGAGCTTCGCCCCGGCGAGGCCGAGCATCGCCGGCACGAGGGTGACGGCGGCGGCGATGGCGATGAAGACCGCGACCGCGGCGCCGACGCCCATGACGGAGAGGAAGGGGATGCCCACCACGAGCAGCCCGAGCAGGGCGATGATGACCGTCACGCCGGCGAAGACGACGGCGCTGCCGGCGGTGCCGACGGCGATCGCGGCCGACTCCTCCGGATCCTCCCCGCGGGCGAGCTGCCCTCGGTGCCGGGACAGGATGAAGAGGGCGTAGTCGATGCCGACCGCGAGCCCGATCATGAGCGCCAGCAGGGGCGCCGAACTCGACACGGGCGTGACCGCGGTGAGCGCGATGATCGCGCCCATCACGATGGCGACGCCGACGAGCGCCGAGACGAGCGGCATGCCGGCGGCGCGCAGCGAGCCGAAGGTGATGACGAGCACGACGCCCGCGAAGAGCACGCCGAGCACCTCGATGGGCGTGATGCCCACGGTCGTGTCCTGGAACACCTGCCCCGCGAACTCGACGCGCGAGTCGAGGCCGTCGCCGCTCGCGGTGAGGGCGGCGAGCGACTCCTCGGTGATGTCGGTCGCGGCGCCGTCGAGCTGCACCTGCACGATCGCGACCGTGCCGTCGTCGCTCACCTGGTCGCCGGCGAACTCGTCGAAGGGCCCGAGCACGTTCGTCACCTGGCCGACGTCGCTCACGCGATCGATGAGCAGATCGATCTCATCGCGCAC from Microcella daejeonensis includes these protein-coding regions:
- a CDS encoding Na+/H+ antiporter subunit A; amino-acid sequence: MLLVLLVFGAAAAGLVFLTPYVKRGVFLLGALVPLAGFVHALVVGPAVLGGSELVERLPWIPELGLTLDLRMDPLSWVLTLVVTGVGALVMLYCTRYFGRDSEGIGRFASTLTAFAGAMYGLILAEDVFLLFVFWELTSVLSYLLIGHYQGRKASRGAALQALITTTLGGLVMLVGLVLLSVEAGSSSLRVIVASAPSGALTTAAIVLILVGAISKSAIVPFHFWLPGAMAAPTPVSAYLHAAAMVKAGIYLVARLAPGFALTPSWRELLVGLGIATMLLGGWAALKQTDIKLLLAYGTVSQLGFLMIVTGWGTRDAALAATALLIAHALFKAALFLVVGIVDHGTGTRDLRKLSGLGRRAPVLAGITVLALASMAGLPPLFGFVAKEAVLHGLIVDAEAGDGLALAAVIGVVLGSVLTAAYSIRFFWGAFCRKPGVAEVEQAAEVVPTFLVAPAILAVASLALGPLAAIADRAIAPVAAAYPDQGTGYHLELWHGLTLELGLSVLALVLGAALFVAREPLARLQARVHSPVSASELYWDAVGAVDRLAVRVTGVTQRGSLPFYLGVILVVFVVVTTSALLLGDTWPDELRLWDHPAQAAIGLVMIIAAIAATRAQKRFTAVVVVGVTGFGMSAIFALMGAPDLAITQILVELVTLIAFVLVLRRLPAALGDKHGSTRKLVRALLGIAVGVVMGVIAIVASGARVALPISLEWPELAYVDGHGRNIVNVALVDIRAWDTMGELAVVIAAATGVASLLFIRGRADSGPRARRGAMRRRVEDRLVRVKEQAAPGELRNAWILAGPTLDPRNRSILLEVVVRLLFHALIVVSLYLLFAGHNLPGGGFAGGLVAGLALVARYLAGGRYELGAAAPIGAGTLLGTGLLLAVGTAVVPLLLGADALTSTYFEGEVWLLGEVEFVTSTIFDVGVYLVVVGLVLDVLRSLGAEVDRQGDPEFRVPEPVRDGSADEPPMPGEAPVEGVGIDSRGGPA
- a CDS encoding Na(+)/H(+) antiporter subunit C — translated: MTVSLVLVIVMSAMYACAVYLLLERSLTRVLLGFLLAGNATNLLILIMAGEAGIAPIFDETLSPEEYTDPLPQALILTAIVITFAVSSFLLALIYRSWRLANADDLSDDADDVALRAGTLAMPSEESSIETSSSDFPLEVEK
- the otsB gene encoding trehalose-phosphatase, translated to MAVDPASENDPDLDPALAAAVDRLAAAPALLIALDFDGTLAPEVDDPAAARALPAAHAALLALHALPATTVALVSGRSLESLAAVGGMPDEVPLVGSHGLEVRLRPDDVRPAATPQDAERVRLLRLRLEPLVSAVPGAWIEQKPAGFAVHTRRVEGAEAAASLIDAVRAEAAAHDAGLTVRDGKNVVEFAARDATKGDGLRVLRAELGSPAVLFAGDDVTDEDALGVLVEGDLGIKVGAAPTVAAHRVADPRAMARVLERLRDARRESAATTR
- a CDS encoding sugar phosphate isomerase/epimerase family protein — its product is MARIGMGTTSVLPRRLEPAFRLARDAGFDGIEVMVTSDPATQSARTIGALSSRFGMPVLSIHAPVLFFSALAFGRDPRGKLDRAARLAAELGATTVVAHPPWRWQGRWAVRFEAAVAEIAERHQVVVAVENMFPVAAGGRAREAFAPHWNPAELAVDRRVLDVSHATMAGRSALELAEQWGERLHHVHLCDAAAPDAGGRLHDAHLVPGRGGQPVAALLRHLAASGFTGDVVAEINTRHCGRDDAARLAELRETVAFAHEHLRRGATRRTPPDAGPPRSGPPRSGPPR
- a CDS encoding YhgE/Pip family protein, with protein sequence MTTASARSAAPESSPRRSGRGRWAVIVGAVLVPLTLVGLALAAIGDDGEAALDRIPAAVVNEDELLTTTGPDGEEQVVFAGRQLVTELTAPEAAGFDWRVTNAEEAAAALDAGEVYAVLTIPDDFSASVLTIGTPDEVQAQLAVETDDAHSYLAGSIVQSVGESLAAQFGEVVTEQYVDGLLGGLGELGTALGEASDGAAQIGDGVSELGTGLDALRTGAEQSTAGARDLADGLGDYTDGVSSLASGLGQLESGAAALDQLTGAVGGLADGSAQLSGGLQALAPAIAASGLPPEQQGAYQALVAAAQQLAGGAGQLNGQMGPAIDGVQTGIAQSAAGARQLSAGGPALVSGADALADGLGALGTGAGEAAAGSRELAAGAEELATGLADGAAQVPEEAGGTSVALDPVAVDTERSNAIDGVGQVIASTLVPIGLWVGALATFLALRPAGGAVVGSATGAGVVLRRTLGRASLIALAQAVLVSALVHALAGVEWMLLPATLALTGLIALAFTALHAALTLALGRGGLVVSLLLLGLQIIVTGGIIPVAALAEPFPALSAVLPLRAAVDGLQALFAGGEATRIVAMVGALLVLGLVSVLVARLAVGRAQRREAREAFAPALALAGRA
- a CDS encoding MMPL family transporter — its product is MATLLYRLGRASYRRAWIVITAWALVVAGVLGGGLALGGQFDETFTIPGTESQDALDTLDALFPEVSGASAQAVVVAPEGERVDDPAVRDEIDLLIDRVSDVGQVTNVLGPFDEFAGDQVSDDGTVAIVQVQLDGAATDITEESLAALTASGDGLDSRVEFAGQVFQDTTVGITPIEVLGVLFAGVVLVITFGSLRAAGMPLVSALVGVAIVMGAIIALTAVTPVSSSAPLLALMIGLAVGIDYALFILSRHRGQLARGEDPEESAAIAVGTAGSAVVFAGVTVIIALLGLLVVGIPFLSVMGVGAAVAVFIAIAAAVTLVPAMLGLAGAKLAPKEGSRAWKRAHPVASTRPTMGRRWVRGVMTRPIVTTVAVVAVLGTLSIPTFSLDLNLPDGGSEPAGSTQREAYDLIADAFGPGTAGPLLVTLDITQTVDVLEDLEAIRGELEQVEGVASVGQGIPSPGLETAILQVAPEFAPDAPETKQVVADIRAIADEIEDEYGTPLAVTGVTAVGIDISTRLTNALVPFALIVVGLSIVLLMAVFRSVLVPVKAALGFLLSVGTGMGVTVAVFQWGWGAELLHAEPGPILSFMPIILMAVLFGLAMDYEVFLVSGMREEFVRTGDPQRSIEDGFANGARVVTAAALIMVFVFAAFVPEGAGVIKPIALGLAVGIAVDAFVVRMTLGPALMTLFGRAGWWFPRSLDRALPDLDIEGEKLRHHREHVVWASGRQGVIVAEGLALEGVDAALDLHADAGARVHLAGPSALRRLAAATLAGHVEPAAGRALVAGAVLPSEAGRVARRVALVDVGGDRIAPAVTVGALVSERLALAAGRPRRARLTRDWLAELDAALRGLGEESAAARRALRAPSTPVAALDGRTRALLLAAVATIDRTPVIVLDHRDDALDAASSELVDALVVALAPRGTVRIWGRPEGEAAPRGAVVARLMPRRSDEAEASATEDSSTEASTAATGATPAATTAAGSRPEPVAPGTLPHSDRLASAAAPTAKDARS
- the otsA gene encoding alpha,alpha-trehalose-phosphate synthase (UDP-forming), with protein sequence MPKNQEYDFIVVSNRLPVDRIIDVDGEPTWRRSPGGLVTALEPVMREADGAWVGWAGKADLELPPSTEDGIHIVPVALSALEVEHYYEGFSNDTLWPLYHDVISPPAFHREWWESYRAVNRRFAEASAAIAAPNATVWVQDYQLQLVPAMLRELRPDLTIGFFNHIPFPPYGIYSQLPWRRQIVEGLLGADVIGFQRVADAGNFSRAVRRLFGYATKSPEIRVPLEGGGHRTVVAKAFPISIDVESFEQMARRPEIIERARQIREDLGNPTTIMLGVDRLDYTKGIGHRLKAYGELLSSGSITVGDSILVQVASPSRERVEAYMQLRDEIELTVGRLNGDYATISHGAIAYLHHGYPREEMVALYLAADVMLVTALRDGMNLVAKEYVACRHDEDGVLVLSEFAGAADELKNALLVNPHDIEGLKESMMQAVVMPKRERGSRMRALRRRLRDNDVSHWSHTFLETLEGAARKAR